CAAGCACCGGCATCGGCGCCTGTAACGTGAGCGGATCCTCCATCGTCGGCGGCCTCATTGCCGTTAAGCCCAAGTCAGACGCCGTCACAATTGCTGCCGTGCCCTCGCCCCTGCAGGGCGCCGCCACCGACTACGGCAGCTCATTCAGCCGCGCCGCCGAGATCAATTTCCCGGACGCCCGGCTGGTATTCATCTCCGGCACCGCGAGCATCGAACCCCACGGGAAAACAATCCACGAGAACGACATCGACGGGCAGATAAGGCGGACGATGGAGGTGGTCGCAGCCATCCTCCGCTCCCGCCATATGGACTGGGCCCACGTGACCCGCGCGATTGCCTACCTCAAACATCCCGAAGATTGCGGGCGCTTTGAGGCCTACCGCCGCGAACACGGACTCGAAAACCTCCCGATCATCACCATGACCGCCGAAGTATGCCGCGACAATCTCCTCTTCGAAATGGAGGCCGACGCCGCACGCGTCACCAACGGGAACGGCGCCTGAAAGGCTGTCCCGCGACCACGGCGCCACGTCGGCGCCGCATCCCCCGGAGCGCGCCAGGCGTCGCAACAATCCCGCCCCGCCTGCTACACTGCGCGCCATGAGAGTCGTCTTTTTTGGCAATGCCTCGGAGCGGATCGCGGCCATCCGCTACCGGATCGGCACATTCGCCCGGATGCTGGAAGCCGAGGGGCATTCCTGCGCGATTTGCCTGCCTATGTCCGCGGCGGAGGAGGAGCGATACTTCAGCGGAATCTCGGCGCGGGGCAAGCTCTGGCTCCTCCTGAAAGCAGCCCTGCGGCGCCTGGCGCAACTGCGGCATGTGCCCGGAGCCGATGTGGTGTTCTTTCGGGGACCCCTCCTTCCCTATGGCCCGCCCGTGCTGGAGCGCATCTGCCGGTGGCTGAATCCGAGGCTGGTCTTCGATATTGACGACGCGATCTGGGAGCCGCCCGCCCATGTAAACAGCGCCTTCCTGCGCTTCGTGGACTTCGGCTGGACGCGCAAGATGGCCGGCCTCTGCCGCCACGGTATCGCGGGCAACGAGTCGCTGAAGGCGTACGTGGCGCCGATGAACCCGCACGTCACCGTGATCCCAACCTGCATCGACATGGACCTGCACACGCAAAAGGACTACGCCCGGTCGCCGGACGCGCCCGTAATCCTGGGCTGGACCGGGCTGAAGGACAACCTCGGCTATCTGCGCCACATCGCGCCCGCGTTACAGGATCTGGCGCGGGAATATCCCATCCGTTTGCACGTGGCCACGGGCGCGCCCTATGCCCTGGACGGCGTCGCGGTCGTAAACGAACACTGGATCCTCGGGCGCGAGATCGGCTGCCTCCAGGAGGCCGACATCGGCCTGATGCCGCTGGATGACACGCCCCGGGCGCGGGGCAAGTGCGCCTTCAAGGCGCTTCAATACATGGCTGTGGGGACGCCCGTCGTCGTTTCGCCCGTCGGCATGAACGCCGAGGTGGTCGAGGACGGGGTGACCGGCTTTCTCGCGGATACGCCGGAGGAATGGCGCGACCGGCTCGGGCAGCTGATCGCCGATCCGGATCTGCGGGAGCGGATGGGCCGCGCGGCCCGGGAGCGGGTCCGCGCGCGCTACA
The Candidatus Hydrogenedentota bacterium genome window above contains:
- a CDS encoding glycosyltransferase, whose translation is MRVVFFGNASERIAAIRYRIGTFARMLEAEGHSCAICLPMSAAEEERYFSGISARGKLWLLLKAALRRLAQLRHVPGADVVFFRGPLLPYGPPVLERICRWLNPRLVFDIDDAIWEPPAHVNSAFLRFVDFGWTRKMAGLCRHGIAGNESLKAYVAPMNPHVTVIPTCIDMDLHTQKDYARSPDAPVILGWTGLKDNLGYLRHIAPALQDLAREYPIRLHVATGAPYALDGVAVVNEHWILGREIGCLQEADIGLMPLDDTPRARGKCAFKALQYMAVGTPVVVSPVGMNAEVVEDGVTGFLADTPEEWRDRLGQLIADPDLRERMGRAARERVRARYSHAVYYPVLKDTLERVARGE